A window of the Microvirga terrae genome harbors these coding sequences:
- a CDS encoding sugar phosphate nucleotidyltransferase, translating to MWGIVPAAGTGSRIQPLAFSKELLPVGSRLDNGIERPCAVSEYLVERMIHGGANKICFVISPGKSDIMEYYGASYGSASMAYVVQPQASGLCDAIFQATPLIPSDESVIVGLPDTVWFPEKALAELPDDVLSFLLFPVDNPDVFDAVILDEAKRVQEIQVKRSDAGSRWIWGAFKMPGHLLKALHELWISRDRQDEYFGTLVNAYLAQGGAAVGVQAGESYVDVGTLHGYRAAIGLLSEAAQHDTITGARVALGWPAGRLPRGLHDLNRE from the coding sequence ATGTGGGGAATCGTGCCCGCGGCCGGGACAGGCAGCCGCATCCAGCCCCTGGCGTTCTCGAAGGAGCTCCTGCCCGTCGGAAGCCGGCTCGACAATGGCATCGAGCGCCCCTGCGCCGTGAGCGAGTACCTTGTCGAGCGCATGATCCATGGCGGAGCGAACAAGATCTGCTTCGTGATTTCCCCGGGCAAATCCGACATCATGGAGTATTATGGAGCAAGCTATGGCAGCGCCTCCATGGCCTATGTGGTTCAACCGCAGGCGAGTGGATTGTGCGATGCGATCTTCCAGGCCACGCCGCTCATTCCCTCGGACGAAAGCGTGATCGTCGGCTTGCCCGACACGGTCTGGTTTCCCGAGAAGGCACTGGCGGAACTGCCGGACGACGTTCTCTCGTTTCTGCTCTTTCCCGTCGACAATCCGGACGTTTTCGACGCGGTTATCCTGGACGAGGCGAAGCGCGTCCAGGAGATCCAGGTGAAGCGGAGCGATGCCGGGTCACGCTGGATCTGGGGGGCTTTCAAGATGCCCGGGCATCTCCTGAAAGCATTGCACGAGCTCTGGATTTCCCGCGATCGCCAGGATGAGTATTTCGGCACGCTGGTGAATGCCTATCTGGCTCAAGGAGGCGCGGCTGTCGGCGTGCAGGCCGGTGAATCCTATGTGGATGTGGGGACCCTGCACGGCTATCGGGCCGCCATCGGTTTGCTGAGCGAGGCTGCCCAGCACGACACAATCACGGGCG
- a CDS encoding CgeB family protein: MKLVVFGLTISSSWGNGHATLWRGLCRALAQRGHRVVFFEKDVPYYATNRDFVEIPGGDLILYRDWSDVRRRAEEELRDADVAMVTSYCPDGIVAGDLVLAARATRVFYDLDTPVTFSRLDAGEPISYIGRDGLAGFDLALSYTGGRALQRLKTELGAQRVAPLYGHVDPDVHRPVQRVQHYGSDLSYLGTYAADRQDVLQNLFIDPAARRPDRRFLIGGAQYPDDFPWQPNIHFVRHLPPPEHPAFFSSSRLTLNITRRAMAEMGWCPSGRLFEAAACGAPILSDNWEGLDSFFEPGREILIVGDPEDVVAALDLTDAELHRIAKAGRDRVLEEHTSEHRVRELEILLGGSTSLSRSTGGPAAMMEA; encoded by the coding sequence ATGAAACTCGTCGTCTTCGGTCTGACCATTTCGTCGTCCTGGGGCAACGGCCACGCGACCCTGTGGCGCGGCCTGTGCCGAGCGCTTGCGCAACGAGGGCACAGGGTCGTGTTCTTCGAGAAGGACGTGCCCTATTACGCCACGAATCGGGACTTCGTCGAAATCCCCGGCGGCGATCTCATCCTCTATCGGGATTGGAGCGACGTTCGCCGTCGGGCCGAGGAAGAGCTGAGAGACGCGGACGTGGCCATGGTCACGTCCTACTGCCCGGACGGCATTGTTGCGGGAGATCTCGTACTGGCGGCGCGCGCAACCCGCGTGTTCTATGATCTCGATACGCCGGTGACGTTCTCGCGTCTCGATGCGGGCGAGCCGATCAGCTACATCGGTCGGGATGGTCTCGCGGGCTTCGATCTGGCTCTGAGCTATACCGGGGGCCGGGCTCTCCAGAGGTTGAAGACGGAACTCGGCGCACAACGTGTCGCGCCGCTCTACGGCCATGTGGATCCGGACGTGCACCGTCCCGTGCAACGGGTCCAGCATTACGGTTCGGATCTGTCCTACCTCGGCACCTATGCGGCGGACCGCCAGGATGTCCTTCAGAACCTGTTCATCGACCCGGCTGCCCGCCGCCCGGACCGGCGCTTCCTGATCGGAGGGGCACAATACCCCGACGACTTCCCCTGGCAGCCCAACATTCATTTCGTAAGACACCTTCCCCCGCCGGAACATCCCGCGTTCTTCTCGTCCTCGCGCCTCACGCTCAACATCACCCGGCGAGCCATGGCCGAGATGGGCTGGTGTCCATCCGGGCGGCTCTTCGAGGCCGCGGCCTGCGGGGCGCCCATTCTTTCGGACAATTGGGAGGGTCTCGACAGCTTCTTCGAGCCTGGCAGGGAGATTTTGATCGTCGGCGATCCAGAGGATGTCGTCGCCGCGCTCGACCTGACGGACGCCGAATTGCATCGAATTGCCAAGGCAGGGCGGGACAGGGTGCTGGAAGAGCATACGTCAGAGCACAGGGTCCGGGAGCTTGAGATCCTGCTTGGCGGCTCCACATCCCTTTCGCGCTCAACCGGCGGCCCAGCCGCCATGATGGAGGCGTGA
- a CDS encoding histidine phosphatase family protein, which translates to MTTTFFLVRHAAHDRVGTVLCGRMPDVKLGSVGKGQAERLAQHLARNDVACICTGPLERALETAQPIASGLGQRLHVRDAITEIDFGRWTGMSFDALGQDPLWSSWNRSRSTSRPPEGETMLEAQTRIVGAMEQLRSLHPGRSVILVSHGDVIKAALLYHLGMPIDAYDRIDVEPASISTLVVGDWGSKVLRLNEVAAP; encoded by the coding sequence GTGACCACCACGTTCTTCCTCGTCCGCCATGCCGCCCACGATCGGGTCGGCACCGTTCTGTGCGGGCGCATGCCGGACGTGAAGCTCGGGTCGGTCGGGAAAGGCCAGGCGGAGCGCCTGGCGCAGCATCTTGCGAGGAACGATGTGGCCTGCATCTGCACAGGTCCTCTTGAGCGTGCTCTGGAAACGGCCCAGCCCATCGCATCGGGCCTAGGACAGAGGCTTCACGTTCGTGATGCCATCACCGAAATCGATTTCGGTCGTTGGACCGGCATGAGCTTCGATGCGCTGGGCCAGGATCCGCTCTGGTCGTCCTGGAACCGCTCGCGCAGCACCAGCCGCCCTCCTGAAGGAGAGACGATGCTGGAAGCGCAAACGCGCATTGTCGGCGCCATGGAACAACTGCGCAGCCTTCATCCAGGTCGATCGGTCATTCTCGTGAGCCATGGCGATGTGATCAAGGCCGCCCTCCTCTACCACCTCGGCATGCCGATCGATGCCTATGACCGGATCGACGTGGAACCTGCTTCGATCTCCACTCTGGTCGTGGGCGACTGGGGCTCCAAGGTTCTACGCCTGAACGAGGTGGCGGCCCCATGA